TCACGCTGAACCGGCCGGATCGGCGGAACTCGCTCAGCGACGAGATGCTGCGGGATCTGGCCGCAACCTTCGCCGAGCTTCACGACGACGCGGAGAGCCGCGTCGTCATTCTGACCGGCGCACCGCCCGTCTTTTCGGCGGGTGCCGACGCCCCGTTCAAGGGGACCATGTCGCCTGAGGAGCGCCGCCGTGTGTTCCTCGGGAGGAAAAGCCAGTTCCGTCGGCTGTTCGAGCGCGTCACTTCGCTCCTGGAGAACCTGGAGCAGGTGACGGTCGCGATGATCAACGGGCACGCCGTGGGCGGAGGCTTCGGGCTCACGCTGGCGTGCGACTTCCGCTGGGCCGCGGCTGAGGCCGAGCTCTGGATCCCGGAGGTGGATCTGGGAGTGCCACTCGGGGTCGGCTCCACGGCGCGCTTCATTCGCCTCGTGGGGCCTGCGCGGGCCAAGGAGATCATCCTCGAGGGGCGTCGCTACTCGGCGGCGGAGGCTCAGGCCCTCGGGCTGGTCCACCGCGTCGTGCCCGGGGCGGTACTGGAGATGGCGGTGCGCGAGTACGCCGAGCTGCTGGCGGCCAAGCCGTTCCGGCCCCT
The sequence above is a segment of the Candidatus Rokuibacteriota bacterium genome. Coding sequences within it:
- a CDS encoding enoyl-CoA hydratase/isomerase family protein, translating into MAQNVMLARAGRIATVTLNRPDRRNSLSDEMLRDLAATFAELHDDAESRVVILTGAPPVFSAGADAPFKGTMSPEERRRVFLGRKSQFRRLFERVTSLLENLEQVTVAMINGHAVGGGFGLTLACDFRWAAAEAELWIPEVDLGVPLGVGSTARFIRLVGPARAKEIILEGRRYSAAEAQALGLVHRVVPGAVLEMAVREYAELLAAKPFRPLAEAKARINTIARTAIPEVSAMTEGFLERQ